From Bombina bombina isolate aBomBom1 chromosome 1, aBomBom1.pri, whole genome shotgun sequence:
GGTAAACACACAAAAACGTATACTTAACAGTTCTTTTTATAGTCTTTTTACAGGGTGAGGCCAACATAGAATCAAATAAAAATCAGGCAATGGGATACATCATCCAAAAATATATTATTGCTCATGACTGACGTGTGTATGATTGTAGACTGTTAGATTATTCTAGCAAAATCATTTCCTGACATATGGGCAATTAAACCGTTGTCATAATTTTTATGTTAATGTATAATTTACATTCAAAGATGTCATTGTAACCATTAAGATAAATTGAATATTATATTGATGTAAATAGTGTTTTCTAATGTATTGGaataccattgataaaaattgTCAGTGCAAACTAAATGACGCATTCAAGTGGTTATTAagctgttttgctttttttttattattgaattgaTAGACTTTGAATATGAAAATAACTTACTGCATTGAATAAACCCATGCAAAGAGCTAGattggaatatcaatttaaaaccaaattaaaaaagATGATATAGCTTAACATTTGTGAGGTGGGTGCATTTTACTTCAGTATGATTCTAACATGTGTTAATTGTATTCACCTTTAATATTTAAGTAGAAAGTGAACTTTAATGATAACTTACCTTTGGAGTCCACTGAACCAGTTGAAGACTTTACATCAGATGACAAACCTGCTAAAGACGCACTgtagaaaaaatattttctataagaCTGTTGTCTATTATGgaataaaatgtgttttgtttatgtaattatataaaacattttttaaatgaggGTTGTACCCTTTAAATTCTTGGTTTTAACATCTTGTGAGAGTGTCATAGCATATTTGTCCGTTCGTGTTTTCCCTATGCCACAATTTTTAATATGATGTTAGAATTTTAACTGGTGGGCCTTCAAGAAAAGAATACATTTGAAGTGACACAGAAAATTAACAAAACAGATGCACCCAGTAAAATAATAGAGCTAAAGAACACTGTAAGacagagaaatataaaaaaaatgatagacaAATAGGAAATCATTACAGGAGAATAAACAGCAAGATAGACAGAAACTGTGTGCGAGAAAACCATGTAATAACATGAAGAGAAATGGggaattatataaaacaaatgaatgacagaacaaaaaaaaaaaattaaaaaacgagaacaaaagagctaaatacagAAACAGGAGGGGATGTAGAACAGAACAGCCAAGGGCAAAAGGAGAGAGGAACACTCAGAAAAAAAGctattgtaaaatattttgaatgatGAAGCCAATGATCAGtaaaaaatgaaaacattaaatATTGTAATCAAACTGTTTTATTAATACAGCTAACATTTGTTATTGATTGGCTGAATTGAATGATGATTGATAGAGTGCCTGACATTGTAGATGGTAAACTCGTTTGGTGAAATCTTCCATCTGTTTTGGGTTTTGTTCTCTTACCCTACTTCCCCATCTAGCAACTCGCGATATTTCTGAATCTCCTTCTCCAGACGGGTCTTGATATCCAGCAGCTGATTGTACTCATCACTCTGACATTCCATATCATATCTAAGCTGGGTCAGTTGCTCTTCCACTCCAGAAATTAAGTTTTGTATCTGACTTATCTGTACACAGTATCTGCCTTCTGTTTCCGCCAGGGTAGTCTCAAGGGACTTTTTCTACAATATTAGAAAAAAGAGATAttgttatatttaaatagtgtctggTAAAGGTGATATCTACATTGTTGCCTCAGATACATTTCCCTTTTAAAATAGTTTTCCTAATTGTTTCAAATACCTTCCAAATCCAAAGGGAAAATTAGTATAAAGGTAGTTATTTCTCTGTCTATCTCAGTGTTTCTCACTTCCATTCTTCAGGGCACACTAagaggacagattttcaggatttctTTACTaaagaacaggtgaaataatcagatgaccAGTAACCTGCTCTCACATAAGGTAATCCTAAAAATATGGTTTGTTAGTGCAAACTGTCTAGCTAGACATCCATCTGCCTGTtaatgccaacatttcaaaaatatttaatctgTGGCTTCCTCTCTGTACAGGAAGTATAATAAGAACAAATGTGTGGGACATTAACATACCACATCAGTTTAAAACATGTTATACAAACCATTGCCAGCTGGGATTGCAACTCTATCTCCAGGCTCTGAAGTGAACGCCTCAGATCACTCATCTCGGAACTGCTGGACTGAACCTGAGCTACTCCAGCTGATATCTCCTTCTGTAACGCTTTGGTCTAAAATGTAATACATTAGAAGAGTTGATGTAGTTAGATGGCTGAGCAGCACTGAAAAAGATAAGTTCTCATATCAATTGGAACTAGAGGTTTATTGTGGGGTATATAATAAATCATGGCAACATTCCTTAGGATTCTACCATAACTGTTACATTTTGAAACCCCTGTTTAATTTAAGGtttattaaacccaaacattttcttttgtgactcagaggatacaatttttaaacattttccaatttacttctactataaaatgtactttgttcctatggtattctttgttgacaagatatctagataggtgtctggagcactacatggcaggaaatagtactgccatctattgTTCTTACAAAGGAtaatatttttgcaaaactgctgccatatattgctccaggcacctatctaggtatctcttcaacaaagaataccaagagaatgaagataatttgacaatagaagtaaattagaaagttgtttaaaatcgcatgctctatgtgaatcgtaaaaaaaaaaaaaatgggtttcatgttgctttacgCACTGTTGGTATATTGACTTTTTATTTAGATGTTAGTGAAGATGTTTTACCATTTTCTACTAAGCCCTGTCCCAGTTTGGCCACCccatgggcaagatttatcaaagtgagaataagaaaattctcacatttgtcgtaAAAAAAAcccctcacaaatgatatcaccatatttatgaaaggttatgcgccaataaagtcgcaacttttcatatgtgcgaacaaattgactcataaccattcgcaagtcttaagtatatgcgaataagttgactggaaatgcctaattcttgtattaatttctattggcattttaaaatgcccgtaatatatttgcagttctcatatatttatgaaaagtggtgcatgtaatattcactgcttttaatctcgccaatttgtaggttgcgaggagtgaaaaataaagagagatgttgtttgtctggagggaaaatggaaatatgtctttttcttgctgtatctagggttagaaattgcccagaACAAGGTGCAGAACctgaataataatataatatatattataaaaaagtaaaataatttaagtgcaattgaaataagtgtattaaaaagaacgaagatgaGCTCCAAACAACGGGCAACCTTCCTTAATGAAAGAGCCAAAGAAagtggcaaaataaaaataactttaatatataagaaatagcattcttttaaacaatcacttgattaaaacaataaaccatttaccggtgtaaaaataagattgataaataaagtgaaaatgacatttttgcaagaaaactaggattagccattcgcttgacatcgcaaaaaagttttgccccaaaattgtctctagaattttgataaatactggcgccATTTTTTACTTCACACATTGATAACTATTGCGAAAATAATTGcaactttttaggcgcattttttcggggcttgataaaaTTTGCCCCATGTCTAATAGCACTCTcccctatttatatatttttttgccaccatctctcttactctacctgtcAGTTTATCTGATTCTTCCTCTCCTTCCTACATAGCTACAGTCtatatatttagaattttgcaATCAACTATACCTTTTTTATTTCCTACAACCCAAGTATCTGTCTCTTCTGTTAAATCTTAGGCTCTCCCAGAATGATGAATGACAGGAACATTCCTTTTACAGTTATTTTCATATCTTCACTTTTTCCTTTTACATAGTTAGTAATATCTTTTTTAATTAAGTTTAtgattttattttgcttttattttatttaatgtatttcataCATTATCAATATACATACTAATTGCCATAATAGTGCATATAAATGCTTTCTATCTGCCTTTCCTTATGCATTGTTAAAAAAAGATTATCGTCCAGAATGTATTATTCAGTTCTACAAAAACCCAAGTACTTTCGAATATCTTAGACAAATTTATCACTAAGCTTTTCTAACTGATTTGAATATACCTCATTGTCTGTTAAACATAGAGCTACATCCCACTAAGGGCCCAATTCTCAAAAGCACAACTTTATGGAGAAAAATAATTagtttattttactgagcattatatagtAATTGTACCTCATTTGCATAAAGACTATTTGTGAACTCCCCTTAATCAGATACACAGTACCCTGAAGGCCGTTATAATACTAGGACATCTCATAGAATCTTTCCAGACCAAAGAGTTTTAGAGAGCctctccttaaagagacatgaaacccccaaaaaattatttcatgattcagatagagaatacaattttaaacaacattccaatgtacttccattatttaatttgcttcattcttcagatatcctctgttgaagaaatagcaatgcacatagatgagtcaATCAcaggagacatctatgtgcagccaccaatcagcagctactgagctaaaGTAGATATGCCTTtaaacaaaggacatcaagagaacaaagcaaattaaataatagtagtaaattggaaaattgcatgctctttctaaatcatgaaagaagaaatttaggttgcatgtccctttaagaatttccaTAAATACACAACCCACCAATAATAATCCATTGGTGTCATactgtgtttcttttgtgattctgaatgTTCCTATATAGCAGAAAATAGAAAAGTAGCAACATACCAGTCAGTATATATGTTTATGATGTACTTCAGACATATATAAAATGGTTCTGCTTTCAATCAGTATATGTTTATGATGTACTTCAGACATATATAAAATGGTTCTGCTTTCAATCAGTATATGTTTATGATGTACTTCAGACATATATAAAATGGTTCTGCTTTCAATCAGTATATGTTTATGATGTACTTCAGACATATGTAATATGGTTCTGCTTTCAATCAGTATATGGTTATGATGTACTTCAGACATATAGAATATAGTTCTGTTTTCAATCAGTATATGTTTATGATGTACTTCAGACATATATAATATAGTTTTGTTTTTAATCAGTATATGGTTATGATGTACTTCATACATATGTAATATGGTTCTGCTCTCAATCAGTATATGTTTATGATGTACTTCAGACATATGTAATATGGTTCTGCTTTCAATCAGTATATGTTTATGATGTACTTCAGACATATGTAATATGGTTCTGCTTTCAATCAGTATATGGTTATGATGTACTTCAGACATATATAATATAGTTCTGCTTTCAATCAGTATATGTTTATGATGTACTTCAGACATATATAATATAGTTTTGTTTTTAATCAGTATATGGTTATGATGTActtcatacatatataaaatggTTCTGATTTCAATCATATGTTTATGATATACTTCAGACATATGTAATATAGTTCTGCTTTCAATCAGTATATGTTTGATGTAATTCatacatatgtaatatagttatgcTTTCAATCAGTATATGTTTATGAATGTACTTCAGACATATATAATATAGTTCTGCTTTCAAtcagtatatttttatattgttcttCAGACATATATAATATGGTTCTGCTTTCAATCAGTATATGTTTATGATGTACTTCATACATATGTAATATGGTTCTATTTTCAATCAGTATATGTTTGATGTACTTCATACATATGTAATATGGTTCTGCTTTCAATCAGTATATGTTTGATGTACTTCATACATATGTAATATAGTTCTGCTTTCAAtcagtatatttttatattgttcttCAGACATATATAATATGGTTCTGCTTTCAATCAGTATATGTTTATGATGTACTTCATACATATGTAATATAGTTCTGCTTTCAATCAGTATATGTTTGATGTACTTCATACATATGTAATATGGTTCTGCTTTCAATCAGTATATGTTTGATGTTCTTCATACATATGTAATATGGTTCTGCTTTCAATCAGTATATGTTTATGATGTACTTCAGACATATATAATATAGTTTTGTTTTTAATCAGTATATGGTTCTGATGTACTTCATACATATGTAATATAGTTCTGCTTTCAATCAGTATATGGTTATGATGTACTTCAGACATATGTAATATAGTTCTGCTTTCAATCAGTATATGTTTGATGTACTTCAGACATATGTAATATGGTTCTGCTTTCAATCAGTATATGTTTGATGTACTTCAGACATATGTAATATGGTTCTGCTTTCAATCAGTATATGTTTGATGTACTTCATACATATGTAATATGGTTCTGCTTTCAATCAGTATATGTTTGATGTACTTCAGACATATGTAATATGGTTCTACTTTCAATCAGTATATGTTTGATGTAATTCATACATATGTAATATAGTTCTGCTTTCAATCAGTATATGTTTATGAATGTACTTCAGACATATATAATATAGTTCTGCTTTCAATCAGTATATGGTTATGATGTACTTCAGACATATGTAATATAGTTCTGCTTTCAAtcagtatatttttatattgttcttCAGACATATATAATATGGTTCTGCTTTCAATCAGTATATGTTTATGATGTACTTCATACATATGTAATATGGTTCTGCTTTCAATCAGTATATGTTTATGATGTACTTCATACATATGTAATATGGTTCTACTTTCAATCAGTATATGTTTGATGTACTTTATACATATGTAATATGGTTCTGCTTTCAATCAGTATATGTTTGATGTACTTCATACATATGTAATATGGTTCTGCTTTCAATCAGTATATGTTTGATGTTCTTCATACATATGTAATATAGTTCTGCTTTCAATCAGTATATGTTTGATGTTCTTCATACATATGTAATATGGTTCTGCTTTCAATCAGTATATGGTTATGATGTACTTCATACATATGTAATATAGTTCTGCTTTCAATCAGTATATGTTTGATGTACTTCAGACATATGTAATATAGTTCTGCTTTCAATCAGTATATGTTTGATGTAATTCATACATATGTAATATAGTTCTGCTTTCAATCAGTATATGTTTATGAATGTACTTCAGACATATATAATATAGTTCTGCTTTCAAtcagtatatttttatattgttcttCAGACATATATAATATGGTTCTGCTTTCAATCAGTATATGTTTGATGTTCTTCATACATATGTAATATAGTTCTGCTTTCAATCAGTATATGTTTGATGTTCTTCATACATATGTAATATGGTTCTGCTTTCAATCAGTATATGTTTATGATGTACTTCATACATATGTAATATAGTTCTGCTTTCAATCAGTATATGTTTGATGTACTTCAGACATATGTAATATGGTTCTACTTTCAATCAGTATATGTTTGATGTAATTCATACATATGTAATATAGTTCTGCTTTCAATCAGTATATGTTTATGAATGTACTTCAGACATATATAATATAGTTCTGCTTTCAAtcagtatatttttatattgttcttCAGACATATATAATATGGTTCTGCTTTCAATCAGTATATGTTTGATGTTCTTCATACATATGTAATATGGTTCTGCTTTCAATCAGTATATGTTTGATGTACTTCAGACATATGTAATATGGTTCTGCTTTCAATCAGTATATGGTTATGATGTACTTCATACATATGTAATATAGTTCTGCTTTCAATCAGTATATGTTTGATGTACTTCAGACATATGTAATATAGTTCTGCTTTCCATCAGTATATGGTTATGATGTACTTCATACATATGTAATATGGTTCTGCTTTCAATCAGTATATGGTTAGGATGTACTTCATACATATGTAATATAGTTCTGCTTTCAATCAGTTTATGTTTATGATGTAATTCAGACATATGTAATATAGTTCTGCTTTCAATCAGTATATGTTTATGATGTACTTCAGACATatataatatagttttatttttaatcaGTATATGTTTATGATGTAATTCAGACATATGTAATATAGTTCTGCTTTCAATCAGTATATGTTTATGATGTAATTCAGACATATGTAATATAGTTCTGCTTTCAATCAGTATATGTTTATGATGTACTTCAGACATatataatatagttttatttttaatcaGTATATGTTTATGATGTAATTCAGACATATGTAATATGGTTCTACTTTCAACTTTACAAGCCATGTGAGAATGTACTGTTTGGGGATATTTCTCTTCTATATTTACCTGTTCATTAAACCGAGCTTCAACCTCCCTTCTGTTTTTCTCTGCCAGGGTTTCATATTGCTCCCTCATGTCATTCAGCAATTTGGTCAAGTCAACTCCAGGAGCTGCATTCATCTCTACTGTTAGCTGTCCTGCAGGTCCGCCTGCCATGGCATCAATCTCCTGAATGTCAGAAGGGGAACCAGTAAATTATTATTAgtgtattattatttaaatgtatcCAGAGAAATCAACAAAATGAGCATAAAGAATTCAAAAGTCTATTAAAAAGTCTTTGTTCAGATGTAGTATTtcataatgtatatttttatagtGACCTATTGGTCTAGTTACTGGAGTTTATTTTTGTTTGATgattgatttgtttttattaaatcaaTTGAATAAAAAAGGCTACAGAATGTACAGTAAATGTATGTGCCTTTTTATCATatctttaaatatgtgtatgtttgcatatatgtgtatgcacgggtgcatatgtgtatgggtgtgtgcacGTGTAGGTtgattaatgtatatatgtgtgtgggtggctCTATGCTCATGTGAGGGTGTAAGACTTGTCTttgtatttgttttccatttataaAAATGGATTATGAAGTGTTTAGAGCATCTGGGGTTTCCTAGTGGGTTCCTCCcttcaaattactttttttctcCTTCATGTCCATAATGCTCACTATCTAGATTTCCTTAATTCTTCCCTACATTCCTCTTTCTCACATTGTTGCCTTTACAGGGCTATCTTACTGCTTTTTTGTGTGAGTGTGCTTGCATTGGATACCTCTTGACTAGTTCTTATTATCCATCTGTCTGTCATAAGGTAATTATGAAATGCTTATATAAGGTACATGTTTGAAAACATATGAAATTGAATATATAAAATCCATATAGGGAGTTTTGCACTTAACACAGAAAATGTtattctgtgtttgtttgttttatattactGTGGTGTAGGATGCAGTAGTTTAGCTCAGTGCATTTCTGATAGACACACCCTGCCACAACCTGTCAGGTTTTGCTCAAAAAAACACTGAACTTTGCATCCTCAAGAATTCCTTCAAGAGTGTATTCATGAACAGACAGGTCCTTTTTAAGTGCTTTGTTGCCAAGGGGAAGATAATGGTTATGTCCATCTCTAACACAGGATACATTTCTCCAAAAATGGAAAAATGAGTTTTGTAGACAGAAACACAGTGTTAATCTACCACATTTGCTGAAAATGTGTTTTatgaatgtattttatatataaagtaAACCTTTCTTACTGTTTCCCTAAACCCGATTTTGTTTACATGAATacatgatatacatataaatatattttatttttatgtatacagtatattattttatttgtatattattttgcCTTCTACTTCTATAAATATACTTCTCTCACACTCTGGTAAATTTCATATTATATGCAGTTCCTAAAATATCTCCTGGAGGTATAAAGGTTATATACTGATTTGTTTTGTCCGCTGTCTAGGGGAAAAACAGCTTTCACTTGTTTTACAGGTTTTTCAAAGATGGAAGTCTAGTGATTGtgaatatatttaaaactatgGTTTTGAGGTTCAGGAAATTTCtttataattttctttaaaaagtccctctttaaaatttaatttagttTGTGCCTATACTGTAAATACAGAATTACCAATGCCCTAATTTATTCATACCTCCTTATGGTTCTTCTTAAGATAAGCCAGTTCCTCAGTCAGACTCTCTATCTGCAATTCCAGATCAGACTTGGCTAGAGTCAGTTCATCCAGGACTCTACGCAGGCCATTAATGTCAGCCTCCACACTCTGACGAAGAGTTCGCTCGTTCTCATATCTGTAGATACATAAGAATTAAACTCAACACATTGCACAGCATAGAGATACGTTATTAATTAAAAGTAGCCATATTGTCTTCTTGTCACTCACTTTAGTTTGAAATCATCAGCAGCCAGCCTGGCATTATCGATCTGCAAGATGATCTTTGCATTTTCAATAGTAGCAGTGAGGATCTATCAAATAAAATCAGAACTAGTTTTATTGAAATTTGAACCATACTTGATCCATGCTATATGCAACCATGTTGCCCCACcgatacatgattttatatatatatatatatatatatatatatatatatatatatatatatatatatatatatatatatactaatggcTTTTCAGAGGGGGACAAGAGTAGGCAAATACCCAAGCATTAGTTAAGCACCCTCTTGTGTAAATTGTTTAATGACAATGAGCCACCATATTTTGAATACCATGCAGCTTATATGTACAACAAGACAATTATAGAATTTAGATTTTTTTGCTCCCTCCTctggaaaaaaacaaaatctttGGATATCCCAACATAT
This genomic window contains:
- the LOC128645523 gene encoding keratin, type I cytoskeletal 47 kDa-like: MSAAQYSRSVTGTRNVGSVRKTIKTFQGVGSAAGGGGYGGGFAGGQGGMMNGLDLADACFEGGYAGSEFGGGYGGGFGGAAGGGYGGGAGGFGGGGFGGGAGGGAGGGFGGGFSGGFASGGGGFEGLLSTNEKQTMQNLNDRLGSYLSKVKALEDDNAELERKIREWYEKLRPGSSDSKTDYSKYYQIIEDLRNKILTATIENAKIILQIDNARLAADDFKLKYENERTLRQSVEADINGLRRVLDELTLAKSDLELQIESLTEELAYLKKNHKEEIDAMAGGPAGQLTVEMNAAPGVDLTKLLNDMREQYETLAEKNRREVEARFNEQTKALQKEISAGVAQVQSSSSEMSDLRRSLQSLEIELQSQLAMKKSLETTLAETEGRYCVQISQIQNLISGVEEQLTQLRYDMECQSDEYNQLLDIKTRLEKEIQKYRELLDGEVGASLAGLSSDVKSSTGSVDSKDSTKTRRVRTITTEVVDGVVVSSSTKDITTNV